A region from the Panicum hallii strain FIL2 chromosome 1, PHallii_v3.1, whole genome shotgun sequence genome encodes:
- the LOC112886139 gene encoding receptor-like protein EIX1, whose amino-acid sequence MHPSAAKLLLLIVAAASSFLSVASHGLRPRQLKRNASCLPHERDALLAFKENITSDPEGILSSWRRGRKDCCRWMGVTCSNQTGHVLELDLSYRNLAGQISPSLLSLEHLEHLDLGGTYLSGHDGRFPEFLCSFKNLRYLDLTHNAYALPSEVPPQLGNLSNLRHLGLASNYLYATDISWLVHLHQLEYLEMDGINLSTIDNWLHVVNMIPSLKFLSLWNCSLPRANQSLTHINLTKLEVLDLSTNYFGHPIASSWFWNITSIQLLLLSSTYLYGPFPDALGRMTSLSILGFRENGNSATMAVDLKNLCELRNLLLDGSLSSANITEFIEKLPQCSSNKLYYLSLNDNNMTGIMPQVMGHLTSLGILSLSNNSISGSISPGLQNFTSLEALFLSSNHLSGQIPLLPRGLEILDVSMNFLSGHFHFRAPNIEVLILSSNKITGPIPEKFCELQYLSDLDLSNNSFVGELPVCSSMPYLRSFLLSNNEFSGKFPSLIQSLSNLTLLDLSWNKFYGTLPRWIGHLAKLRFLDLSHNMLYGSIPVNITHLRQLQLLNLSFNNISGSIPKSLSKLMAMTKTHIPTTYGFDWYTGWANNEFLDILSAVTKHQQHKYGAQSIFYIVDIDLSVNHLTGGIPDEMASLHGLRYLNLSRNCLRGNIPKNIGAMESVESVDFSWNSLSGEIPASLSDLTFLSVLDLSYNNLSGRIPSGRQLETVYDNNPTMYVGNNNLCGPPLQRNCSLGNSDPKHGNLKASREDSESLFFYLELVSGFIVGLWGVLCALLFKKP is encoded by the coding sequence ATGCATCCCTCCGCTGCCAAgctcttgcttcttatcgtggCCGCCGCCTCGAGCTTCTTGTCGGTGGCATCGCATGGACTGCGGCCGCGGCAGCTCAAGCGGAACGCGAGCTGCTTGCCGCACGAGAGGGACGCGTTGCTGGCCTTCAAGGAAAACATCACCAGCGACCCTGAAGGCATCCTCTCGTCGTGGCGACGAGGGCGGAAGGACTGCTGCCGGTGGATGGGCGTCACCTGCAGCAACCAAACCGGCCATGTCCTCGAGCTTGACCTAAGCTATAGAAATTTGGCAGGCCAGATAAGTCCTTCCTTACTGTCTCTAGAGCATCTGGAGCACTTGGATTTAGGCGGCACATACTTATCTGGTCATGATGGTCGTTTTCCCGAATTCCTGTGTTCTTTCAAAAACTTGCGATATCTCGACCTCACCCACAACGCATACGCTTTGCCGAGTGAGGTGCCGCCTCAGCTCGGTAACCTCTCAAACCTGCGACATCTTGGTCTCGCTTCTAATTATTTGTACGCAACCGATATCTCATGGTTAGTTCATCTTCATCAGCTTGAGTATCTTGAGATGGACGGCATAAATCTAAGTACAATAGATAATTGGCTTCATGTGGTAAACATGATTCCATCTCTGAAGTTTCTCTCCCTTTGGAACTGCTCCCTTCCCAGAGCAAACCAATCGCTCACTCACATAAACCTCACAAAACTTGAGGTGCTTGATTTATCCACGAACTACTTTGGGCACCCAATTGCATCCAGTTGGTTTTGGAACATAACAAGCATTCAACTCCTCTTGCTAAGTTCAACCTATCTTTACGGTCCTTTCCCTGATGCACTAGGACGAATGACGTCCCTCTCTATCCTGGGATTTCGGGAAAATGGAAACTCAGCCACGATGGCAGTAGACTTGAAAAATCTATGTGAATTGCGTAATCTGTTGCTCGATGGGAGCCTATCATCTGCGAACATAACAGAGTTCATAGAGAAGTTGCCACAATGTTCTTCTAACAAATTATACTACCTAAGTTTGAATGACAATAATATGACAGGAATAATGCCACAGGTAATGGGGCACCTAACCAGCTTAGGTATTCTTAGCCTATCTAACAACAGCATTAGTGGATCTATATCACCAGGGCTACAGAATTTCACTAGTTTGGAGGCATTATTTCTCAGTTCCAACCACCTTAGTGGCCAGATACCATTGCTGCCAAGAGGCCTCGAAATATTGGATGTCTCCATGAACTTCTTGTCTGGGCATTTTCACTTCCGAGCTCCAAATATTGAAGtactaattctatcctctaatAAAATTACTGGTCCTATTCCTGAAAAGTTTTGTGAGTTGCAATATCTAAGTGACTTGGATTTGTCAAACAATTCTTTCGTGGGAGAACTTCCTGTATGTTCTTCGATGCCATACCTACGCTCCTTTCTCCTAAGTAACAACGAATTTTCTGGAAAGTTCCCATCCTTGATCCAAAGCCTCTCCAATCTAACTTTGCTTGATCTTTCATGGAACAAATTCTATGGGACATTACCAAGATGGATCGGACATCTGGCAAAGCTGCGATTCCTAGATCTGAGCCACAACATGTTATATGGGAGTATTCCAGTGAATATCACACATCTTAGACAACTTCAACTATTGAATTTATCATTCAACAATATATCAGGATCAATTCCTAAGTCATTATCAAAGCTAATGGCAATGACAAAAACGCATATACCTACAACTTATGGATTTGATTGGTACACAGGTTGGGCAAATAATGAGTTCCTAGATATTTTGTCTGCAGTGACGAAGCATCAACAACACAAGTATGGCGCACAAAGTATTTTTTATATTGTTGACATCGACTTGTCCGTCAATCATTTAACTGGAGGAATTCCAGATGAAATGGCTTCTCTTCACGGATTGAGATACTTAAATTTGTCAAGGAATTGCTTGAGAGGAAACATTCCAAAGAATATTGGCGCTATGGAATCAGTGGAATCAGTTGACTTCTCATGGAACAGTCTTTCTGGTGAAATCCCTGCAAGCTTGTCAGACTTGACATTTCTAAGTGTCTTGGACTTGTCATATAACAATCTATCAGGAAGGATACCGTCTGGGCGTCAGCTTGAGACCGTCTACGACAACAACCCAACTATGTATGTTGGGAATAATAATCTATGTGGACCCCCTCTTCAGAGAAACTGCTCATTAGGAAATAGTGATCCTAAGCATGGTAATTTAAAGGCAAGCCGAGAGGATTCAGAATCATTGTTCTTTTACTTAGAACTTGTATCAGGGTTCATAGTTGGCCTCTGGGGGGTGCTGTGTGCTCTACTCTTCAAGAAGCCATGA